From Shewanella psychrophila, a single genomic window includes:
- a CDS encoding EamA family transporter, with translation MKGQLINKETALSVTAVALAMISLTAGAALAKSMFSYIDPASVTAIRFIMSAVFLTCVLRAWEVQLTRDNIGSVVVYGGMIAGMNLFFYLAIETIPIGMALAIELLGPLSVSIVYSRKRSDVIWVALVVVGITLLLPTPASVTNLDTRGVLYALVAGAFWGAYVIAGKKAGRRHGSKAPALGLIVASILVFPVGFEALSFSIIDWNVLMLIAAVALLSSVIPLILEMKALRHLPTKTYGVLTSGEPVVGAAVGFFVLGEQLTTLQLLGLATIVTASIGAVMSPIPSIKRLKNIKGYG, from the coding sequence ATGAAGGGTCAACTAATCAACAAAGAAACAGCACTGTCGGTCACGGCCGTTGCTCTAGCAATGATCTCGCTAACGGCTGGGGCGGCCTTAGCAAAATCGATGTTTTCCTATATCGATCCCGCCAGTGTGACCGCGATACGCTTCATTATGTCAGCCGTGTTCCTCACTTGTGTTTTACGGGCCTGGGAGGTGCAATTAACCCGGGACAATATCGGCTCTGTCGTAGTTTATGGTGGCATGATCGCAGGAATGAATTTGTTTTTCTATCTGGCAATAGAGACAATACCCATTGGCATGGCGCTCGCTATTGAGTTGCTGGGACCGCTCAGTGTCTCTATCGTATATTCACGCAAACGCTCTGATGTTATTTGGGTAGCCTTAGTGGTTGTTGGGATCACTCTTTTGTTGCCGACTCCAGCCAGTGTGACTAATCTCGACACAAGAGGAGTGCTCTATGCCTTGGTCGCTGGCGCCTTTTGGGGGGCTTATGTCATTGCTGGAAAAAAAGCCGGCAGGCGACATGGATCTAAGGCTCCGGCTTTAGGGTTAATTGTCGCGTCGATACTTGTTTTTCCCGTTGGATTTGAAGCATTATCCTTTAGTATCATTGATTGGAACGTGCTGATGCTCATTGCTGCAGTGGCGCTCTTGTCGAGTGTGATCCCGCTTATCTTGGAGATGAAAGCGTTACGGCATTTGCCGACAAAAACCTATGGCGTGTTAACCAGTGGCGAGCCTGTTGTGGGGGCGGCGGTTGGTTTCTTTGTGTTAGGTGAGCAGCTTACCACTCTCCAACTTCTCGGCC
- a CDS encoding Lrp/AsnC family transcriptional regulator, whose protein sequence is MDVIDLKILEQLQIDTKVSMGELAHKIGLSEPACYRRVRLLRKSGVIEREIAVVKPKNMGWPLSMMVMITLERDHSSILNQFLTRINKEPEVLDSWYVTGDFDLILRVVAKDMEAYDEFTTRVLHKDDSVKVFQTQVVMRHAKVNGPIPASL, encoded by the coding sequence ATGGATGTTATTGATCTAAAAATCCTCGAGCAGCTACAAATTGACACGAAAGTCTCAATGGGCGAATTAGCCCACAAAATCGGTCTCTCAGAACCCGCTTGTTATCGCCGGGTAAGACTGCTGCGTAAAAGTGGTGTTATAGAGCGAGAGATTGCAGTCGTCAAACCCAAGAACATGGGCTGGCCGTTGAGCATGATGGTGATGATCACCTTAGAAAGGGATCACAGTTCGATATTAAACCAGTTTTTAACCCGAATTAACAAAGAGCCTGAAGTCTTAGATTCCTGGTACGTGACGGGAGACTTTGACTTAATCTTGCGGGTAGTAGCAAAAGACATGGAAGCATACGATGAATTCACGACCAGGGTGTTGCATAAAGATGATTCGGTGAAAGTGTTTCAAACGCAAGTGGTGATGAGACACGCTAAGGTAAACGGCCCTATTCCTGCTTCGCTTTAA
- a CDS encoding DMT family transporter, giving the protein MKCASGLLMAMALLVLGNLFATLTDVVVKALGNENTVFQYLWLRQVATLMLVFPFWWSQGPAQRRPGALKIHLMRAHLGIIGASCTLFALLHLSLATANVIFYAAPLLTVLAAFLWLKEEVRRQRIINAVIGFIGVMIALRPDQLQWAALVAFVVAMTITGFNLLVVKLPKTISVASVMMWTNLCALPVTSLLAMSTWQPMGGQQFQELLILGICAAITVGIYQGCVVLAFRQADASAAVIAEYSGLIFAAVFGYYLFNESLDMYTTIGILLIILPIVLQGWQGKRQ; this is encoded by the coding sequence ATGAAATGCGCTAGCGGACTGCTGATGGCTATGGCCTTGTTGGTTTTGGGAAACCTCTTCGCCACGCTTACCGATGTCGTCGTTAAGGCCTTAGGTAATGAAAATACGGTTTTTCAATATCTGTGGTTACGCCAGGTGGCGACACTTATGTTGGTGTTTCCATTTTGGTGGTCACAGGGGCCTGCTCAACGCCGTCCTGGTGCACTCAAAATTCACCTGATGAGAGCTCACTTAGGCATTATTGGGGCCAGTTGTACACTTTTCGCGTTATTACACTTGAGTCTTGCCACTGCTAATGTGATTTTCTATGCAGCGCCATTATTAACCGTGTTAGCTGCTTTCCTATGGCTTAAAGAGGAGGTACGGCGTCAGCGCATAATCAATGCTGTGATTGGTTTTATTGGCGTGATGATAGCCTTACGTCCGGATCAGTTGCAATGGGCGGCACTGGTGGCTTTCGTGGTGGCAATGACCATCACAGGATTCAATTTATTAGTGGTTAAACTACCCAAGACCATTTCGGTGGCGAGCGTCATGATGTGGACTAATTTGTGCGCGCTGCCGGTAACTAGCTTGCTGGCAATGTCTACCTGGCAACCTATGGGTGGCCAACAATTTCAGGAACTGTTGATACTCGGTATATGCGCCGCTATTACCGTAGGTATTTATCAGGGCTGCGTGGTGCTCGCATTTCGACAAGCCGACGCCAGTGCCGCGGTTATTGCCGAATACAGCGGCCTGATATTTGCCGCAGTTTTTGGCTATTACTTGTTTAACGAATCTCTAGATATGTATACAACGATTGGTATCTTGCTGATCATATTGCCAATAGTACTGCAGGGATGGCAGGGGAAGCGGCAATAA
- a CDS encoding GNAT family N-acetyltransferase, with protein sequence MHFITKSFKELTTDELYELLQLRSEVFVVEQTCYYQDLDDKDRHPGARHLLGYHEGRLAAYLRMLPTGVSYPQHQSIGRVVTSDAVRGQGAGHQLLEQGVALCLSQDADLGIKISAQEHLQAYYGRQGFVTVSGVYLEDGINHVAMVRVPQQLTT encoded by the coding sequence ATGCATTTTATAACCAAGAGCTTTAAAGAACTGACCACAGATGAACTGTATGAGCTGCTGCAGCTGCGCAGTGAAGTCTTTGTGGTCGAACAGACCTGTTACTACCAAGATCTCGATGATAAAGACCGTCACCCAGGAGCCAGACATCTGCTGGGCTATCACGAGGGCCGTTTAGCGGCCTATTTACGGATGCTGCCAACAGGCGTGTCTTATCCGCAACACCAAAGTATTGGGCGGGTCGTCACCAGTGATGCCGTACGCGGTCAAGGGGCTGGGCATCAGCTGTTAGAGCAAGGCGTCGCACTTTGTTTATCCCAAGATGCAGACCTAGGGATCAAGATCTCTGCCCAGGAACATCTGCAGGCTTATTATGGTCGCCAGGGGTTTGTCACCGTCTCCGGTGTCTATCTGGAAGACGGTATCAATCATGTGGCCATGGTCAGAGTGCCACAACAGCTTACAACCTAG
- a CDS encoding Crp/Fnr family transcriptional regulator — MTEQFRLLLERSGHSNSCRLAKGRQLFNCGDKTTHVYWLEQGLLCAYFVTAEGKEFCKEFYWQGDVIYGMRSLLGNEPLPYSVVALEPCNLLRLSIAAYRTLTVQEHQWADYHRQQLEQHLLIKERKEAFLLLKTPEQRVFAFHRDYDFLLHRIKDYQIASYLAMTPISYSRIKKRLNLT; from the coding sequence ATGACGGAACAGTTCAGGCTCTTACTTGAAAGAAGTGGCCACTCTAACTCGTGCCGGTTAGCTAAAGGTCGACAACTGTTTAATTGTGGTGACAAGACCACACATGTCTATTGGCTTGAACAGGGCTTGTTGTGCGCATATTTTGTTACCGCAGAGGGGAAAGAATTTTGTAAAGAATTCTATTGGCAAGGGGACGTTATATATGGCATGCGTAGCCTACTCGGTAATGAGCCTTTGCCTTATAGTGTAGTAGCGCTTGAACCCTGTAACTTGTTGCGCCTATCGATAGCCGCCTATCGAACATTGACTGTCCAAGAGCACCAATGGGCCGATTATCACCGTCAGCAGTTGGAGCAGCATCTGTTGATTAAAGAACGCAAAGAAGCCTTTTTGCTATTAAAAACACCCGAGCAACGAGTGTTTGCCTTTCACCGTGATTATGATTTCCTACTGCACCGTATCAAGGACTATCAGATAGCTTCCTATCTGGCGATGACTCCTATTAGTTACAGCCGCATAAAAAAACGCCTTAACTTAACATAA
- a CDS encoding OsmC domain/YcaO domain-containing protein, with translation MEIKVNFLDNLRLEAKFDDFTVTADQPIRYKGDGSAPSPFDYFLASSALCAAYFVKVYCKARDIPTDNIRLSQNNIVDPEDRYNQIFQIQVELPDDISEKHKEGILRSIDRCTVKKVVQTEPEFKIETVENLDQDANAMLMGQPDGDASTFILGKDLPLEQTISNMTGMLADLGMKIEISSWRNIVPNVWSLHIRDAASPMCFTNGKGATKESALCSALGEFIERLNCNFFYNDQFFGEDIANSEFVHYPNEKWFQLEEDDALPTGILDDYCLDIYNSDGELSGSNLIDTNSGMLDRGICAIPYVRYSDGKTAYFPSNLIENLFLSNGMSAGNNLQEAQVQCLSEIFERAVKRQIIEQEIILPDVPMDVLEKYPSILAGIKGLEAQGFPVVIKDASLGGQFPVMCVTLMNPRTGGVFASFGAHPSLEVALERSLTELLQGRSFEGLNDVPKPTFDSMTVTEPENFVDHFIDSTGVISWRFFSSNHDYAFCEWDFSGTNQEESESLFGILKDIGKEAYIAEFDQLGASVCRILVPDYSEVYPVEDLIWDNTNKALNYREDILNLHSLTDDELASLAERLEESQLDNQTDIPTLIGIVFDENTPWGQLTIIELKILIYLALGELEDAMELVGEFLQYNDNTVERGLFYQAVHAVLEVSLDEELELEHYIHNFNRMFGEDTMDSVVGSVTGEVKFFGLTKTSMKLEGIEPHLRLIESYKKLHQARKASASN, from the coding sequence ATGGAAATCAAAGTTAATTTTCTCGACAATCTTAGGCTGGAAGCAAAGTTTGATGATTTTACCGTCACAGCTGACCAGCCTATCCGCTACAAAGGTGATGGTTCAGCGCCAAGCCCTTTTGATTATTTCTTAGCATCGTCAGCGCTTTGTGCGGCCTACTTTGTAAAGGTGTATTGTAAAGCGCGTGATATTCCAACGGATAACATCAGACTGTCACAAAATAATATTGTCGATCCCGAAGATCGTTATAACCAGATTTTTCAAATTCAGGTAGAGCTTCCTGATGATATTTCAGAGAAGCATAAAGAAGGCATCTTACGTTCGATAGACCGCTGTACCGTTAAAAAGGTGGTACAAACAGAGCCTGAATTTAAAATTGAAACCGTTGAAAATCTCGACCAAGATGCTAATGCTATGTTGATGGGACAACCCGATGGCGATGCGAGCACCTTTATTTTGGGCAAAGATCTGCCACTGGAACAAACCATCTCGAACATGACGGGCATGTTAGCGGACTTGGGCATGAAAATTGAGATATCTTCGTGGCGCAATATAGTACCCAATGTGTGGTCCTTGCATATTCGCGATGCAGCATCTCCTATGTGTTTCACCAATGGTAAAGGCGCAACCAAAGAAAGCGCGCTTTGCTCGGCACTTGGTGAATTTATCGAGCGCCTAAATTGCAATTTCTTCTATAACGATCAATTTTTCGGTGAAGATATAGCAAACAGTGAGTTTGTTCATTATCCCAATGAAAAGTGGTTTCAGTTAGAAGAAGATGACGCACTACCCACTGGCATTTTAGATGACTACTGCTTAGACATTTATAATTCAGACGGTGAACTATCTGGTTCAAACCTCATCGATACCAACTCAGGTATGCTTGATCGTGGTATATGCGCTATTCCTTATGTTCGTTATTCTGACGGTAAAACAGCGTATTTTCCGTCGAACTTGATCGAAAATCTGTTCTTGAGTAACGGTATGAGCGCGGGTAACAACCTGCAAGAAGCCCAAGTGCAATGCTTATCCGAAATTTTTGAGCGAGCGGTTAAAAGACAGATCATTGAACAAGAAATTATCTTGCCGGACGTCCCCATGGATGTGTTGGAAAAATATCCCAGTATCCTAGCGGGCATAAAAGGTCTAGAAGCACAGGGCTTTCCTGTTGTGATTAAAGATGCGTCCCTTGGTGGCCAATTTCCGGTTATGTGTGTCACCTTGATGAACCCGAGAACGGGTGGGGTATTTGCCTCTTTTGGTGCTCATCCTAGTTTAGAAGTGGCGCTAGAGCGTAGTCTGACCGAGTTATTACAAGGTCGCAGCTTTGAAGGGCTAAACGACGTACCAAAACCCACCTTCGATAGTATGACGGTCACTGAACCTGAAAACTTTGTCGATCACTTTATCGATTCTACCGGGGTTATTTCCTGGCGCTTCTTCAGTAGCAACCATGACTATGCGTTTTGTGAGTGGGACTTCTCAGGCACTAACCAAGAAGAATCAGAGAGCTTGTTTGGCATATTAAAAGATATAGGCAAAGAGGCTTACATTGCTGAATTTGATCAGCTCGGTGCCTCTGTCTGTCGTATTTTAGTGCCGGACTACTCAGAAGTGTACCCGGTAGAAGATCTTATTTGGGATAACACCAATAAAGCTCTCAATTATCGCGAAGATATCTTAAACCTGCATTCGTTAACTGATGACGAGCTGGCCAGTCTGGCAGAGCGTCTCGAAGAGAGTCAATTAGATAACCAAACTGATATTCCGACCTTGATTGGCATTGTATTTGATGAAAATACTCCTTGGGGCCAGTTAACTATTATTGAACTCAAGATCCTGATTTACCTTGCCTTGGGCGAACTTGAAGACGCTATGGAGCTTGTTGGCGAATTCCTGCAGTATAACGATAATACCGTTGAACGCGGCTTGTTCTATCAAGCTGTACATGCTGTGCTTGAGGTTAGCTTAGATGAAGAGTTGGAACTCGAACATTATATTCATAACTTCAATAGAATGTTCGGTGAAGACACCATGGATAGTGTCGTTGGCTCAGTCACTGGTGAAGTTAAGTTCTTTGGGCTGACAAAGACTAGCATGAAGCTAGAGGGCATAGAGCCGCACCTAAGGCTGATTGAAAGCTACAAAAAACTTCATCAAGCCCGCAAGGCGAGTGCATCTAATTAA